In the Candidatus Baltobacteraceae bacterium genome, one interval contains:
- a CDS encoding ATP-binding cassette domain-containing protein, translating to MLDVHVVKQRAHFRIDCLVAVSAGEACGLFGASGAGKSTTLACIAGTERPDDGFVRLGGETLFPPQRALHERSIGYLTQDANIFPHLRVSENVRFGLTNGARDENEAWVAQLRERLQLESVWNQPAHAISGGQARRVALARTLARKPALVLLDEPFSGLDRHLVRELLATLVTWQRELRFTMLVVDHKAEILERLCDRAIVLEEGRVVQDARWDLLHAHPATPLLAQLLTPL from the coding sequence GTGCTTGACGTGCATGTCGTCAAGCAGCGCGCGCACTTTCGCATCGACTGCCTAGTCGCAGTCAGCGCCGGCGAAGCCTGCGGTCTCTTCGGCGCATCCGGCGCCGGTAAGAGCACGACGCTCGCGTGCATTGCCGGGACCGAACGTCCCGATGACGGTTTCGTGCGGCTCGGCGGCGAGACATTGTTTCCGCCGCAGCGTGCATTGCACGAACGCTCCATCGGATACCTGACGCAGGATGCGAACATCTTTCCGCATCTGCGCGTTAGCGAGAACGTCCGCTTTGGCCTAACGAACGGCGCGCGTGATGAGAACGAAGCCTGGGTCGCGCAGCTGCGCGAACGCCTGCAGCTCGAATCGGTTTGGAATCAGCCGGCGCATGCAATTTCCGGCGGCCAAGCGCGGCGCGTCGCATTGGCGCGCACGCTGGCCCGCAAGCCCGCACTCGTCTTACTTGATGAGCCGTTCAGCGGCCTCGACAGGCATCTCGTCCGCGAGTTGCTCGCAACGCTCGTGACATGGCAGCGAGAGCTACGCTTCACGATGCTCGTCGTTGACCACAAGGCCGAGATCCTCGAGCGCCTGTGTGACCGCGCGATCGTCCTCGAGGAGGGTCGAGTCGTGCAAGACGCGAGATGGGACCTATTACATGCACACCCCGCCACGCCGCTTCTGGCTCAACTTCTGACCCCATTGTGA
- a CDS encoding proline dehydrogenase family protein: MNIARRFVAGEQIEDAIAAVRRLNDRGMSASIDFLGEDVHSMQDAIAVRGEYLLLLDALADAGARSNVSVKLTALGLLVDRGLCTENLHAIVVRAADTTRRSLIDPFVRIDMEGSALTDTTLQVFEDVFAERKNVGIVLQAYLHRTPADVARTIALGARVRLCKGAYKEPAQIAIRDMPAIRSAFVQLSENLITRGNYPAIATHDESLHKAVKAFTTERGIAKDRFEFQMLYGVRPDLQERLNAEGYNVRVYVPYGTHWAQYFYRRIRERRENALLALRALVGR; the protein is encoded by the coding sequence GTGAACATCGCCCGCCGTTTCGTCGCCGGTGAACAAATTGAAGACGCGATTGCAGCCGTTCGACGGCTGAACGATCGCGGGATGTCGGCGTCAATCGATTTCCTCGGTGAAGACGTGCACAGCATGCAAGACGCAATCGCCGTTCGCGGCGAGTACCTGCTTCTGCTCGACGCGCTTGCCGACGCGGGCGCACGCAGCAACGTCTCCGTCAAGCTGACGGCGCTCGGTTTGCTCGTCGATCGAGGACTTTGCACCGAGAACTTGCACGCGATCGTCGTGCGAGCTGCGGACACGACGCGGCGTAGCCTGATCGATCCCTTCGTCCGCATCGATATGGAAGGCTCAGCGCTCACCGATACGACGCTGCAAGTGTTCGAAGACGTTTTCGCCGAGCGAAAAAACGTGGGCATCGTGCTTCAAGCTTATCTCCACCGTACTCCCGCAGATGTGGCGCGCACCATCGCGCTCGGCGCACGCGTGCGCCTCTGCAAGGGCGCCTACAAAGAACCGGCGCAGATCGCAATCCGCGACATGCCTGCAATTCGGAGCGCATTCGTACAGCTTTCCGAGAACCTAATCACGCGCGGAAATTACCCGGCGATCGCGACGCACGATGAGTCCTTGCACAAAGCCGTCAAAGCATTCACGACCGAACGCGGCATCGCGAAGGACCGATTTGAATTTCAGATGCTCTACGGTGTACGGCCCGATTTACAAGAACGGCTCAACGCCGAAGGCTACAACGTACGCGTGTACGTTCCGTACGGGACGCACTGGGCGCAATATTTCTATCGCCGCATCCGCGAGCGGCGCGAAAACGCCTTACTGGCATTACGAGCCCTCGTCGGGCGCTAA